The Sulfitobacter donghicola DSW-25 = KCTC 12864 = JCM 14565 genome has a segment encoding these proteins:
- the cobW gene encoding cobalamin biosynthesis protein CobW has translation MSDLSKIPVTVITGFLGAGKTTLIRHLMTNTNGRRLAVLVNEFGTVGVDGDILRSCAIPDCPAENIVELANGCICCTVADDFIPTIEALMALPEKPDHILIETSGLALPKPLLKAFDWPAIRSKITVDGVIALADAEAVAAGTFASDVHAVDEQRKADESLDHDTPLSEVFEDQISCADIILMSKADLAGPEGLAKAREVIEAESPRKIPILEMSEGVIDPNVVLGLDAKAEDDLAARPSHHDGHHDHEHDDFETIVVPMPEIEDAATLAAAIEKLADEQHILRVKGYVAVKGKPMRLLVQAVGARVRHQFDRPWGAEPRNGALVVIAEHDHVDPAAIHAALGA, from the coding sequence ATGAGCGACCTGTCAAAAATCCCCGTAACCGTCATCACCGGCTTTTTGGGAGCTGGTAAAACTACTCTTATTCGTCACCTGATGACCAACACGAACGGTCGCCGTTTGGCCGTGCTGGTGAATGAGTTTGGTACCGTTGGCGTGGATGGCGACATCCTGCGGTCCTGTGCGATTCCTGATTGCCCTGCGGAAAACATCGTCGAGCTGGCGAATGGTTGCATCTGCTGCACTGTCGCAGATGACTTTATTCCGACGATCGAAGCCCTGATGGCTCTGCCAGAAAAGCCTGATCACATCCTGATTGAAACTTCTGGTTTGGCTTTGCCAAAGCCGCTGTTGAAAGCATTCGACTGGCCAGCGATCCGTTCCAAAATTACCGTTGATGGTGTGATTGCGCTGGCTGACGCCGAAGCGGTTGCTGCGGGCACGTTCGCTTCTGATGTTCATGCAGTGGACGAGCAGCGCAAGGCGGACGAAAGCCTAGATCATGACACGCCTCTGTCTGAGGTGTTTGAGGACCAGATCAGCTGTGCCGACATTATCCTGATGTCCAAGGCAGATCTTGCTGGGCCTGAGGGTCTGGCAAAAGCGCGCGAGGTGATCGAAGCAGAAAGCCCTCGCAAAATCCCGATCCTAGAGATGAGCGAAGGCGTGATCGACCCCAATGTTGTCTTGGGACTGGATGCAAAAGCCGAAGACGATCTGGCAGCGCGCCCGTCCCATCACGATGGCCACCATGACCACGAGCATGACGACTTTGAAACCATCGTCGTGCCGATGCCGGAAATCGAAGACGCCGCGACTTTGGCCGCTGCGATTGAAAAGCTGGCAGACGAACAGCACATCTTGCGGGTCAAAGGGTATGTAGCCGTAAAAGGTAAACCAATGCGTCTTTTGGTTCAGGCCGTTGGTGCGCGCGTGCGTCACCAGTTTGACCGCCCTTGGGGGGCTGAACCACGCAATGGTGCGTTGGTTGTGATTGCGGAACATGATCACGTTGATCCGGCTGCAATTCACGCGGCGCTGGGCGCCTAA
- a CDS encoding DUF1636 domain-containing protein — MTAKLYVCTTCKAGEVHEDDAQRPGARLHRALEATGAPEGVQIVGVECLSACKTGSAVALAQEGKWTYVYGQMTEEDAPDILAGAAAYAATEDGLVPWRERPVIFRKQSVARIPAFTLPLEAAE, encoded by the coding sequence ATGACAGCTAAACTTTATGTTTGTACGACCTGCAAAGCGGGTGAAGTACACGAAGACGACGCCCAGCGTCCCGGTGCACGTTTGCACCGCGCCCTAGAGGCCACTGGCGCGCCCGAGGGGGTGCAAATTGTTGGCGTTGAATGCCTTTCGGCCTGTAAAACAGGATCGGCAGTTGCATTGGCCCAAGAAGGTAAATGGACATATGTCTATGGTCAGATGACCGAAGAAGACGCACCAGACATCCTAGCTGGTGCAGCGGCCTATGCTGCAACCGAAGATGGCCTTGTGCCATGGCGTGAGCGCCCCGTAATTTTCCGCAAACAAAGTGTTGCGCGCATCCCTGCATTTACCCTTCCACTGGAGGCTGCCGAATGA
- a CDS encoding CbtA family protein codes for MLSKLLTSALFAGAAAGLIAGLLQLVFVQPVLLHAELYEGGDLVHFGAASVSAHPELPGFDPVRDLLSIVFTMLTYTGYAMMLVALMLLAEERGAEVTARSGIIWGVAGFIAAHLAPGFSLAPELPGVAAADVGVRQIWWFATVISAGIAMWLLAFGRNWAMWGAAMILLAAPHVIGAPEPDQFAGPVPTELAALFASRAFGVGLAAWALLGCFSAYFLDKEQRR; via the coding sequence ATGCTATCAAAATTGTTGACCAGCGCGTTGTTCGCTGGTGCTGCTGCAGGTCTGATTGCCGGCCTGCTGCAGCTTGTGTTCGTCCAGCCTGTGCTGCTCCATGCGGAGCTGTATGAGGGGGGCGATCTTGTTCATTTTGGCGCTGCTTCTGTTTCGGCGCACCCCGAATTGCCGGGCTTTGATCCCGTTCGGGACCTGCTGAGCATCGTCTTCACCATGCTGACCTATACAGGCTACGCGATGATGCTTGTGGCGCTTATGCTGCTAGCAGAAGAGCGCGGCGCAGAGGTTACGGCTCGTTCTGGGATCATCTGGGGTGTTGCGGGCTTTATTGCTGCGCATTTGGCGCCTGGGTTCTCTCTTGCACCCGAATTACCTGGCGTGGCGGCAGCGGATGTTGGTGTACGTCAGATTTGGTGGTTCGCGACAGTGATTTCAGCAGGTATCGCAATGTGGTTGCTGGCCTTTGGGCGGAACTGGGCGATGTGGGGCGCTGCGATGATTTTGCTTGCTGCTCCACACGTTATTGGCGCGCCAGAGCCTGATCAGTTTGCGGGCCCTGTTCCAACGGAATTGGCGGCGCTTTTTGCGTCTCGCGCGTTTGGTGTTGGCTTGGCTGCATGGGCTCTGCTCGGCTGTTTTTCTGCATATTTTCTGGACAAAGAACAGCGCAGATAG
- a CDS encoding CbtB domain-containing protein, with amino-acid sequence MKTEVKAVAATRSAALPALFALVLGTAIITMTGHLQANTLHDAAHDVRHATGFPCH; translated from the coding sequence ATGAAAACAGAAGTAAAAGCAGTTGCCGCCACGCGCTCCGCAGCTCTTCCTGCCTTGTTCGCTTTGGTGCTTGGTACAGCCATCATCACAATGACAGGCCACTTGCAGGCAAACACATTGCATGACGCTGCACATGATGTGCGTCACGCTACCGGCTTTCCCTGCCACTAA
- a CDS encoding Fur family transcriptional regulator, which yields MTSESETTEKMTAALRKAGIRVTRQRIALLGVLAEATDHPDAVELHERAKAIEPSVSLATVYRTLSVLEEGGVVHRHAFEGGGARFETTHEEHHDHILDVDTGEVIEFQSDKIEQLQDEIARELGYEVVHHRLELYCRKKT from the coding sequence ATGACCAGCGAGAGCGAGACAACCGAGAAAATGACCGCGGCTCTGCGCAAAGCTGGCATCAGAGTGACCCGTCAGCGCATCGCGCTTCTTGGTGTGTTGGCCGAAGCAACAGACCACCCCGACGCGGTCGAGCTTCACGAGCGCGCGAAAGCTATTGAGCCATCGGTTTCTTTGGCGACGGTTTACCGGACTCTTTCCGTGTTAGAAGAAGGCGGGGTTGTGCACCGCCACGCCTTTGAGGGCGGAGGTGCGCGGTTTGAAACGACCCATGAAGAGCACCACGATCACATTTTGGATGTCGACACAGGCGAGGTGATCGAATTTCAATCAGACAAGATCGAACAACTTCAAGATGAAATCGCGCGTGAGCTGGGTTATGAGGTCGTCCACCACCGTCTTGAGCTGTATTGCCGCAAGAAAACCTAA
- a CDS encoding metal ABC transporter substrate-binding protein, whose product MSVLVNSLKTVALAAGLTALGTSAFAEDKFKAVTTFTVIADMARNVAGDAAIVESITKPGAEIHGYSPTPRDIIRAQDADLILWNGLNLELWFEQFLSNLRDVPSATLTDGIEPMSITEGEYDGKPNPHAWMGLNNALVYVDNIRDAFVQNDPDNADIYRANAETYKTEITAAIAPLRDAVIEVPEQQRWLATCEGAFSYLIRDFQMKELYLWPMNADQQGTPQQVRRVIDTVRENDIPAVFCESTVSQAPAQQVARETGAEYGGVLYVDSLTEADGKVPTYLDLLRVTSETIVKGLTE is encoded by the coding sequence ATGTCTGTACTTGTGAATTCGCTGAAAACTGTTGCTCTTGCTGCTGGCCTAACTGCGCTTGGCACATCTGCCTTTGCTGAGGACAAGTTCAAGGCGGTCACAACATTCACCGTGATTGCAGATATGGCCCGCAACGTGGCTGGTGATGCTGCGATTGTGGAGAGCATCACCAAACCGGGTGCGGAAATTCACGGATACTCGCCCACGCCGCGTGACATCATTCGTGCGCAGGATGCTGATCTGATCCTTTGGAACGGCCTGAACCTTGAGTTGTGGTTTGAGCAGTTCCTGTCCAATCTGCGCGATGTGCCCTCAGCAACGCTGACCGATGGTATCGAGCCAATGAGCATTACCGAGGGTGAATATGACGGCAAACCAAACCCACATGCATGGATGGGGCTAAACAACGCGCTGGTCTATGTGGATAACATCCGCGATGCGTTTGTTCAGAATGATCCGGACAATGCAGACATCTACCGTGCAAATGCCGAGACTTATAAGACCGAGATCACCGCCGCCATTGCCCCGTTGCGCGACGCGGTGATTGAGGTGCCAGAACAACAGCGCTGGCTGGCGACTTGCGAAGGGGCCTTTAGCTATCTGATCCGCGACTTTCAAATGAAGGAACTTTACCTCTGGCCGATGAATGCCGACCAGCAAGGGACACCCCAGCAGGTGCGCCGCGTGATTGATACCGTGCGCGAAAATGACATTCCTGCAGTGTTTTGTGAATCGACCGTTAGCCAAGCCCCAGCGCAACAGGTTGCGCGGGAAACGGGTGCTGAATACGGCGGGGTTCTGTATGTCGACAGCTTGACCGAGGCGGATGGCAAAGTGCCAACCTATCTGGACCTGCTGCGCGTTACCTCGGAAACAATCGTCAAAGGCCTCACTGAATGA
- a CDS encoding manganese/iron ABC transporter ATP-binding protein, which produces MSTGISAQDVTVTYRNGHTALRNATFEVPTGTITALVGVNGAGKSTLFKAIMGFVPAAKGQITVMGVPVKEALKRNIVAYVPQSEEVDWSFPVLVEDVVMMGRYGHMGFFRRPSKTDHAAVTDALERVNMIDFRHRQIGELSGGQRKRVFLARALAQEGQVILLDEPFTGVDVQTEEQIIELLKAMRDEGRVMLVSTHNLGSVPEFCDRTVLVKETVLAYGTTEETFTHDNLELAFGGVLRHFVLSGSDLHDDDDARSIRVISDDERPFVVYGHEERKEDAE; this is translated from the coding sequence ATGAGCACAGGCATCTCAGCGCAAGACGTCACCGTCACCTACCGCAATGGCCACACGGCCCTGCGCAATGCCACGTTTGAGGTGCCCACCGGAACAATCACCGCCCTTGTCGGAGTGAACGGCGCAGGAAAATCGACCCTATTCAAGGCAATTATGGGTTTTGTACCCGCCGCCAAAGGGCAGATCACGGTGATGGGCGTTCCCGTGAAAGAGGCGCTAAAGCGCAACATCGTCGCTTATGTCCCCCAGTCCGAAGAGGTGGATTGGTCCTTTCCTGTTCTTGTCGAAGACGTGGTGATGATGGGCCGTTATGGCCACATGGGTTTTTTCCGACGCCCTAGCAAAACCGATCATGCCGCCGTGACCGACGCGCTGGAACGGGTGAACATGATCGACTTTCGTCACCGCCAGATTGGCGAGCTGTCCGGCGGCCAGCGCAAACGCGTCTTTCTGGCACGCGCCTTGGCACAAGAGGGTCAGGTGATCCTGTTGGATGAACCTTTTACCGGTGTAGACGTTCAGACCGAAGAACAAATCATCGAGTTGCTAAAGGCGATGCGTGACGAAGGCCGCGTGATGCTGGTTTCGACACATAACCTTGGCTCGGTGCCCGAGTTTTGCGATCGCACCGTTTTGGTCAAAGAAACCGTGCTGGCCTATGGCACAACCGAAGAGACATTTACCCACGACAACCTCGAGCTCGCCTTTGGCGGTGTCCTGCGCCACTTTGTCCTGAGCGGTTCTGATCTGCATGACGATGATGATGCGCGCTCGATCCGCGTGATTTCAGACGATGAACGCCCGTTTGTTGTGTACGGTCACGAAGAGCGGAAAGAGGACGCCGAGTAA
- a CDS encoding metal ABC transporter permease: METLLLPFSYGYMFNAMWVSALVGGVCAFLSSYLMLKGWSLIGDALSHSIVPGVAGAYMLGLPFALGAFAAGGLAAGAMLFLNQRSGLKEDTIIGLIFTSFFGLGLFMVSLSPTSVSVQTITMGSILAISPSDTVQLAIIGFVTLAVLLVKWKDLMVTFFDENHARSIGLKPDLLKVVFFMLLSASCVAALQTVGAFLVIAMVVTPGATAYLITDRFPRLLIASVAIGAGTSFFGAYLSFFVDGATGGIIVSLQTVIFLIAFVFAPKHGYLAARRKAREALMA, from the coding sequence ATGGAAACCCTGCTGCTTCCCTTTAGCTATGGCTATATGTTCAACGCTATGTGGGTAAGCGCATTGGTCGGAGGTGTCTGCGCCTTTTTATCCTCCTATCTGATGCTCAAAGGGTGGTCGCTGATCGGTGACGCGTTGAGCCATTCCATCGTACCGGGCGTTGCTGGCGCCTACATGCTCGGCCTGCCCTTTGCCTTGGGCGCATTCGCAGCGGGCGGTTTGGCAGCGGGTGCAATGCTATTTCTGAACCAGCGATCAGGCCTTAAGGAAGATACCATCATCGGTCTGATCTTTACCTCATTCTTTGGGCTAGGCCTTTTTATGGTTTCGCTATCCCCAACTTCGGTGAGCGTTCAGACAATCACCATGGGCAGCATTTTGGCCATTTCCCCGTCAGATACGGTCCAGTTGGCCATCATCGGCTTTGTGACACTGGCCGTGCTGCTGGTGAAATGGAAAGACCTGATGGTAACCTTTTTTGATGAGAACCATGCGCGTTCCATCGGGTTAAAGCCTGACCTGCTGAAGGTTGTGTTCTTTATGCTGTTGTCGGCCTCATGCGTTGCCGCCCTCCAAACCGTTGGCGCGTTTTTGGTGATCGCGATGGTCGTAACGCCAGGTGCTACCGCCTATTTGATAACGGACCGCTTCCCACGCCTACTGATCGCCAGCGTTGCGATTGGAGCGGGGACATCCTTTTTCGGCGCCTACCTCAGCTTTTTTGTAGATGGGGCAACGGGGGGCATCATCGTGAGCTTGCAAACGGTGATCTTCCTGATCGCCTTTGTTTTCGCGCCAAAGCATGGGTACCTCGCAGCACGACGCAAGGCACGTGAGGCGTTGATGGCATGA
- a CDS encoding metal ABC transporter permease — translation MIETLLQPFQFAFMQNAFVMVLIIAVPTSLLSCYLVLKGWSLMGDAISHAVLPGVVAAYMLGLPLIIGAFVAGMFCALATGFLSENSRVKQDTVMGIVFSGMFGFGIVMYTKVSTDVHLDHILFGNMLGVGSSDLWTAGLIALFVGAIVIAKRRDLMLHAFDPVQAQAVGLRVGWLHYGLLALISLTIVATLSAVGIILSIGLLIAPGAIAFLLTQQFARMLPIAVGVTMLSGFLGVYASFYLDSAPAPTIILILTAIFIAAFIKSNINTRRATT, via the coding sequence ATGATCGAAACCTTGCTTCAGCCGTTTCAGTTCGCGTTTATGCAAAACGCCTTTGTCATGGTTTTGATCATTGCCGTGCCGACCAGTTTGTTGTCGTGTTATTTGGTCCTCAAGGGGTGGTCGCTCATGGGGGATGCGATCAGCCATGCTGTTTTACCCGGTGTTGTGGCGGCCTATATGTTAGGCCTACCCCTCATCATCGGAGCCTTTGTGGCAGGCATGTTCTGCGCTTTAGCAACTGGTTTTCTGTCAGAGAACAGCCGCGTAAAGCAAGACACCGTTATGGGCATCGTGTTTTCAGGCATGTTCGGTTTTGGCATCGTTATGTACACGAAAGTTTCTACCGATGTTCACCTAGACCATATTTTGTTTGGTAACATGTTGGGTGTGGGGTCCAGTGATCTTTGGACCGCTGGCCTGATCGCATTATTTGTCGGCGCAATCGTGATCGCAAAACGGCGCGATCTGATGCTGCATGCCTTTGATCCTGTCCAAGCACAGGCTGTCGGTCTGCGCGTTGGCTGGCTGCACTATGGGCTGTTGGCGCTGATCTCGCTCACCATTGTTGCGACATTGTCTGCCGTTGGAATTATCCTGTCTATTGGCCTGCTCATCGCGCCAGGTGCTATCGCATTCCTGCTGACCCAGCAGTTTGCCCGCATGTTGCCGATCGCGGTAGGCGTGACCATGCTCTCAGGCTTTTTAGGGGTCTATGCCAGCTTTTATCTGGATAGCGCACCGGCGCCGACGATCATATTAATCCTCACCGCAATTTTCATCGCGGCGTTTATCAAATCAAACATCAACACTCGCCGCGCAACAACTTAA
- a CDS encoding aminotransferase class IV translates to MTTTHEADEDLRNQDILIYVNGELKPRAEATVSVYDSGFMLGDGMWEGMRLYDGVWAFFDEHMDRFFNSCKAVSLDVGMDKDGIAEAMRMTAEANNMHTDVHCRLMLTRGVKVKPFQHPSLSQSGPTLVIIMEHSKPVEKLSSQGIRLATVPQVRGLPMSQDAKFNSHSKLNCVIACLQAEQAGADEGLMLDPHGFVNTTNACNFFIVRRGEVWTSTGDYCMNGVTRQKVIDLCRADGIPVFEKNYSLYETYGADEAFLTGTFGAQTLVSEIDGKSIGNGEQPVTERIRALYKQAIADDIAANS, encoded by the coding sequence ATGACCACAACCCATGAAGCCGATGAAGATCTTCGCAACCAAGACATCCTGATCTACGTCAACGGAGAGCTAAAGCCGCGCGCAGAGGCCACCGTCTCGGTTTATGACAGCGGCTTTATGCTGGGTGACGGTATGTGGGAAGGAATGCGGCTCTATGATGGGGTCTGGGCGTTCTTTGACGAACATATGGATCGGTTCTTTAACTCTTGCAAAGCGGTGTCTTTGGACGTTGGCATGGATAAGGATGGCATTGCCGAAGCCATGCGCATGACGGCAGAGGCGAACAACATGCACACCGATGTGCACTGCCGACTGATGTTAACCCGTGGTGTGAAGGTAAAACCGTTTCAACACCCGTCGCTCTCCCAAAGCGGCCCGACGTTGGTGATCATCATGGAGCATTCCAAACCTGTCGAAAAGCTCAGCTCGCAGGGTATTCGTCTTGCGACTGTGCCGCAGGTTCGTGGCCTACCGATGTCACAGGATGCCAAATTCAACAGCCATTCCAAACTGAACTGTGTGATCGCTTGTTTGCAGGCGGAACAGGCAGGCGCGGACGAGGGGCTGATGCTGGACCCGCATGGGTTTGTGAACACGACAAACGCCTGCAATTTTTTCATCGTCCGCCGAGGAGAGGTTTGGACCTCGACCGGTGATTACTGCATGAACGGCGTCACCCGCCAAAAGGTCATCGACCTGTGCCGTGCAGATGGCATTCCAGTGTTTGAAAAGAACTACTCGCTATACGAAACCTACGGCGCTGATGAGGCGTTTTTGACAGGCACCTTTGGGGCGCAGACGCTGGTTTCAGAAATCGATGGAAAATCCATTGGCAACGGTGAGCAACCCGTGACCGAGCGTATTCGCGCGCTCTATAAACAGGCGATTGCTGACGACATCGCAGCCAACTCTTAA
- the pncB gene encoding nicotinate phosphoribosyltransferase — protein MVDIATRVWNHKWKIDPIVRSLIDTDFYKLLMCQSIFRNKPDTQVTFSLINRSKHVPLAHLIDEGELREQLDHVRSLSLSRGESTWLRGNTFYGKRQMFRPDFMEWFENLRLPPYQLERKGDQYELTFEGKWHEVMLWEIPALAILMELRGRAAMNGMEKFELQVLYARAMTRVWEKVEALRDVPDLSIADFGTRRRHSYLWQDWCVQAMNEGLGRKFTGTSNCKIAMKRELEAIGTNAHELPMVYAALAKDDKALFQAPYDVLQDWHDEHEGNLRIILPDTYGSQGFLDNAPDWLAGWTGIRIDSGDPATAAQQAIDWWKSRGEDPRKKRVIFSDGLDVAKIKELHNQFAGKTAVSFGWGTLLTNDFRGLVPEDALAPFSLVCKAVSANGSPTVKLSDNPSKAMGPQEEIERYKRVFNLGEQDAQDVIV, from the coding sequence ATGGTAGATATCGCAACCCGCGTCTGGAACCACAAATGGAAGATCGATCCAATCGTTCGATCTTTGATTGATACAGACTTTTATAAGCTTTTGATGTGTCAGTCTATTTTCAGAAATAAGCCAGACACACAGGTGACTTTTAGCCTGATAAACCGCTCAAAACATGTGCCGTTGGCCCATCTTATCGATGAGGGAGAGTTGCGCGAACAATTGGATCATGTGCGCTCTCTGTCGCTGAGCCGTGGTGAATCGACGTGGCTGCGCGGGAACACATTTTATGGAAAGCGGCAGATGTTTCGGCCGGATTTCATGGAGTGGTTCGAAAATCTGCGCCTGCCGCCCTACCAATTGGAACGCAAGGGCGACCAATATGAACTAACGTTTGAGGGCAAGTGGCACGAAGTTATGCTGTGGGAAATTCCCGCCCTAGCCATTCTGATGGAGCTTCGTGGGCGCGCTGCTATGAATGGCATGGAAAAGTTTGAACTACAGGTTCTTTACGCGCGTGCGATGACCCGCGTTTGGGAAAAGGTGGAAGCGCTGCGCGATGTGCCTGACCTTTCCATTGCCGATTTTGGTACCCGCCGCCGCCATAGCTATCTTTGGCAGGACTGGTGCGTTCAGGCGATGAACGAAGGTCTGGGGCGTAAATTTACAGGCACTTCAAACTGCAAAATCGCGATGAAGCGAGAATTGGAAGCAATCGGTACAAATGCCCATGAATTGCCGATGGTTTACGCAGCTCTAGCCAAAGACGACAAGGCGCTGTTTCAGGCCCCCTATGACGTTCTTCAGGATTGGCACGACGAACACGAAGGAAATCTACGGATCATTTTGCCTGACACCTACGGTTCGCAAGGGTTCTTGGATAATGCACCAGATTGGCTGGCTGGTTGGACAGGAATCCGGATCGATAGCGGTGATCCGGCTACCGCTGCGCAACAAGCCATTGATTGGTGGAAATCTCGGGGCGAAGATCCGCGCAAAAAGCGGGTCATCTTTAGCGACGGTTTGGACGTGGCAAAGATCAAAGAACTACATAATCAGTTCGCGGGAAAAACAGCTGTCTCCTTTGGCTGGGGTACGTTGCTGACTAATGATTTCCGTGGGCTTGTCCCCGAAGACGCGTTAGCGCCGTTTAGCTTGGTCTGCAAAGCGGTCAGTGCAAATGGATCGCCTACCGTGAAACTGTCTGATAACCCAAGCAAAGCGATGGGCCCACAGGAAGAGATTGAACGCTACAAACGTGTTTTCAATCTGGGTGAGCAGGACGCGCAGGACGTGATTGTATGA
- the pncA gene encoding bifunctional nicotinamidase/pyrazinamidase, which produces MHALIVIDLQNDFCEGGALAVAGGSEIVGGINALMGDFDAVLLTQDWHPKGHSSFASSHADTDPFTLTQMPYGAQMLWPDHCVQGSDGAAFHPDLDTDRADLIIRKGYNPAIDSYSAFFENDQTTPTGLEGYLRTRGIDEVTLVGLALDYCVNFSAVDAAKLGFKTRVRTDLCRAIDMDGSLDQAIQAMTAAGVALD; this is translated from the coding sequence ATGCACGCCCTAATTGTTATCGATCTCCAGAATGATTTTTGCGAAGGCGGTGCCTTGGCGGTTGCTGGGGGTAGCGAAATCGTTGGCGGAATCAATGCCCTTATGGGGGATTTTGATGCTGTTCTGCTCACGCAGGATTGGCACCCGAAAGGGCATTCATCCTTTGCGTCCAGCCATGCCGATACGGATCCGTTCACGCTCACCCAGATGCCTTATGGCGCCCAGATGCTTTGGCCTGACCACTGTGTTCAAGGAAGCGATGGAGCAGCTTTCCACCCTGATCTCGATACCGATCGTGCTGACCTGATTATCCGCAAAGGTTACAACCCTGCTATCGACAGCTATTCCGCGTTTTTCGAAAATGACCAAACGACTCCAACCGGTCTAGAAGGCTATCTGCGCACACGTGGCATTGACGAAGTAACTCTGGTTGGTCTTGCGCTGGATTACTGCGTAAATTTCTCGGCCGTTGATGCGGCGAAATTAGGGTTCAAAACCCGCGTGAGAACCGATCTGTGCCGCGCCATTGATATGGATGGATCCCTTGATCAAGCGATACAGGCCATGACGGCCGCCGGAGTTGCGTTGGACTAA
- a CDS encoding rhodanese-related sulfurtransferase, which translates to MYTIAALYHFARFDNPAGLKPALLKLCLEKEITGTLLLAAEGVNGTIAGPSQAAIDAILTHLRALPGCADLEHKIAHSEVPPFGKMKVRIKREIVTMGQPDVDPLAGTGHYVEAEDWNDLITRDDVAIIDTRNDYEVAIGTFEGAIDPETTSFGEFPAWWEANKQRFHNKKIAMFCTGGIRCEKSTNFLLGQGVEDVYHLKGGILKYLEEVPQEESTWNGSCFVFDNRVSVEHGLKPGPHMLCFGCRRPILPADVERAGYEEGVSCHNCVDETSESDKNRFRERQKQINLAKRRKW; encoded by the coding sequence ATGTATACCATTGCTGCACTCTATCACTTTGCCCGTTTTGATAACCCCGCAGGTTTAAAGCCCGCGCTGTTAAAGCTGTGTCTTGAGAAAGAGATCACCGGAACGCTTTTATTAGCGGCCGAAGGGGTTAACGGAACAATCGCGGGGCCGTCTCAGGCGGCTATCGATGCCATCCTGACGCACCTGCGCGCCCTACCCGGTTGTGCAGATTTAGAGCACAAGATCGCGCATTCCGAGGTTCCTCCGTTTGGGAAAATGAAGGTACGGATCAAACGCGAAATCGTAACGATGGGTCAGCCTGACGTGGACCCGTTGGCAGGGACCGGACATTACGTTGAGGCCGAAGATTGGAATGATCTGATCACGCGCGATGATGTTGCCATCATCGACACGCGCAATGACTACGAAGTTGCCATCGGTACATTCGAGGGTGCAATTGACCCCGAGACCACCAGCTTTGGTGAGTTTCCTGCATGGTGGGAAGCAAACAAACAGAGGTTTCACAACAAGAAGATCGCGATGTTCTGCACCGGTGGCATCCGCTGTGAAAAATCAACCAACTTTCTATTGGGGCAAGGCGTTGAGGATGTTTATCACCTAAAGGGCGGCATCCTGAAATACCTCGAAGAGGTCCCTCAGGAAGAGAGCACGTGGAACGGATCATGCTTTGTTTTCGACAACCGTGTCAGCGTTGAACATGGCCTGAAACCTGGTCCGCATATGCTTTGCTTTGGTTGCCGCCGACCTATCCTGCCTGCCGATGTGGAGCGCGCAGGATATGAAGAAGGCGTGAGCTGCCACAACTGCGTCGACGAGACCTCCGAGAGTGATAAGAACCGGTTTCGGGAACGGCAAAAGCAAATAAACTTGGCCAAGCGCCGCAAATGGTAA